In Candidatus Polarisedimenticolia bacterium, the genomic window CAGTTGCCACCAAGGCCACCAGCGTTCCCTCGATGGACAAACAAATGCGGGGGCCCAAGTGACACAAGAGAGCCAGACGGAAGATCAGACCGAGCGAGCGGTGACCTCGCCGCTCCACGTGCTGGTTGTCCTGCCCGGCCTGGAGATGGGCGGAAGCGAGAAGGCAACCTGCCGCCTTCTGAATGCGATCGACAGGAAGCTGATTCGGATGTCGGTTGCTGTGTTCAAGAGCAGTGGGGCCTGCCTAAGGCTCGTGCCCGAGGATGTCCCCGTCCACATCCTTGGTCCGCATTCCGGCCTGAAAAGGATCAGGACTGTCCTGAGACTGGCACGTCTCGTTCGCCGCGAGCGCGTCGAAGTCGTTTATGCAGTCCTGGACAGCGCAAATATCGTTGCTTTGTTCGCCCGGCTGCTGGGCATCCTCCCAACCCCGCTGTTGATCGGAGTTCGCTGCAACTACCGTTGGGGACTGGGAAAGGGCGTGCGCTGGAGACGGGTCAAGAGACTGCTGGTCCGGCTTCTTTATCCGCGAGCCGACCGAATTCTCTGCGTCACGGATGAGGCACTGCGTGTGATTGCCGAGGATTTCGGGGTGCCCAAGAACCGTTGTGACGTCCTGGGAAACGTCGTCCCCAGTGTCGGTCGTCCTTCTCACCCGAGCGACGGCGCAGATGCTCTAGGCGATTGGCTGTCGGGCGCTGTCCCACTGTTTCTGGCCATAGGACGGCTGATCGAGGTCAAGCAGTTTGACAAGCTCCTTGAGGCATTCCAGCTTGTGCGGAACGAGACTGCCGCCCGTCTTCTGATCATCGGGGAAGGTCCCGACCGCCCCCGTCTAGAGTCCCTGGTTCATAGACTGG contains:
- a CDS encoding glycosyltransferase; its protein translation is MTSPLHVLVVLPGLEMGGSEKATCRLLNAIDRKLIRMSVAVFKSSGACLRLVPEDVPVHILGPHSGLKRIRTVLRLARLVRRERVEVVYAVLDSANIVALFARLLGILPTPLLIGVRCNYRWGLGKGVRWRRVKRLLVRLLYPRADRILCVTDEALRVIAEDFGVPKNRCDVLGNVVPSVGRPSHPSDGADALGDWLSGAVPLFLAIGRLIEVKQFDKLLEAFQLVRNETAARLLIIGEGPDRPRLESLVHRLGLSDQCRLPGEILDPMPCMQRAASLVVTSRAEGFPNVVAEALACGLRVISFDWAEPVVRMIEATKLGEVVQRDNHEALASAMLRVLQVGPAFGEDGVNGPYLTNHSMGTEPGAYERVFVSVARAGVIRSRGPVRAFAER